ACCTGGCAAtttatcattacttttttttttttgtctcaaaatCTGATTCCTTTGCATGTAAACACATTTACAATCAGTATCGTAGTTTGGTTTAGTGAAGCACTGATCTTAATTAATTTCACTTATTTGTCATCTCTGTAACTTATCACCAGCTTGCAGATGCTGTTGCTTACTTCCCAAAGAATACAGGAACCTTTTAAAACTGTAGATAATATCATCTGAGCACGCACTGTTGTTGACGTGCAAGTTGAAGTAATCTGATTTAAATCAGTCACTTTCCAAACATTTACACAAGCAACAATCTGCTTGGTCAAATTACAACCTGCCCTTCCCAGATGTAGGGGTGGTTGGGAGGGGggtctgcttctttcttctgcctcGGGGAAAAATGGAATGAGTCTACATAACTTCCTAAGATCTTTCTAGTTGTGTTTTCAGTATCCAGAGCTGAGAGTGTAAGCACTTAAGGCAAGAAAGCTGTAGTCAGCACTCAAGCAAATGTATGTGAAACTTGCACACTGCTCATCAGCTTCTCGAGGTATCAGGAATGATAACAATATCCCTTCCATggtctttcctttcctttcctggagGTGTTTTCAAGTTATATGAGTTAACATGGGTGCTTTGGTTGCTGACCCtggatttgtattttaatttagttGAAAATGCTTTCTCTCAAGCTTGCTTCTCATAACAAGAGGGCATTTTTACCCAGCCTTCAGCAGTAAATCTATAGAAAAGATGCACGGCTCTGATATTTCACAGGAGAAAAGATCTATGCAAGGAATCTCCAATTCCTTAGCTATGGGTGTGTACCTTTCAACAGTCCCCTGGCTtgctagaaataaaagcaatcagGCAACTGTTCTTCTAAGGCCCTACTGGTGCTAAGTGACTTAGTCATTATGACAGCCCTGATCTGCAGTGACCCCCTATGGCCAATTAACAAGTAGGATACGTTAACTTCTAAAATGATTTCTTGCTCCTCCTGGGCTTATGACAAGTCATCAAGAGATCAACCTCTCAGAAAGAAGGTGGGATTACAGGGTGGTGTCTTCGCCAAAGAACAAGAATTGCCAGAGGTGGAATGTCTGCTTTGAGCCCAATAAATGGTAtcaagaaagggaaggaaatgaatAAATCCACTTGCAAATCCATCTGTGTACATTTAAATGGGCAGAAACTAACATAAGTGAAGCAGAGACAGAATGTCTGTGAtagaaataaaaccactttACTGTTTAGAATAAAAGGACACTATAAAAAGTGAACATTATGCAACATTACCTTAAAAGACAATATACATTCACTGAATATAAAATTTATAAATAACATGGAGGAAAACTGTAAACAGTGCTAGAAAATTTAGCAACAAATACATTCCTTCTGGACAAGATTTTTCACGCAGGTTTGGTTCCCTCCCCAAATTTCCATGGCTATCAGGAACAGCAGAGTGGCTCTGTGAAGGAAGGGTAGTGTCAGAGAGAATGGGAAACCAGTACaggcaaagcagcagtgctTAGAGGAGTGGTAAGCTCGTTGGCAAGACTGGTAACACCAAAAGAAACTTATTCCAACTAAAAAAGGGTTCTGCAAAAGTTTTGCCCTGCCTTCCTAAGCTAGAACAGACATTTTCAATATCTTTTTCAAAGGCGTCTGAAAGAATGGAGGTTTGTTCCCATGGAGGCTTTTACTTCGAGTCCTTAGtgtgaaaaacactgcagtgtgtTTGCTGTTAATCACCCTGAGATAGTACTCCAACCAGCATGAATGGGATATGGTGATACGTTTAGGTTTCCAAATAGTCCTGTATAAAAGGCCATGAAGATTTTCAAAACATGAGAATTTTAGTCCTAAACTTGCAGTTCTGTCCTCCAGAGGGGTGAGGGAAGCCTACCACAGAGGGGGACCCCAAGTATCTCAGTGATCCCAAGAGGACTTCAGTCAAGGTACTCCAAACACAGATCTCTTCCTGTTCTCCATCTCTTCcctttttggaaaggaaaactaTTCCCTAGGCTTCAATATAGTTTTCATACTTTTTATAATTTCTAAGGGGAAAACACtctcaagcaaaaaaaaaaagggaaaatataaataattataacTTTAAAAGGAAGAGAATTTCTAACGATGTTGGCATATAGAGTTGCCTTCATCCTACACGCGCCCGAAAATCATGCTCATATGAAATGGGCAGTTGATAGTTTCCATCTAACCTCTGACTGCAGGGTGAAGTGAGGAGCATGGGAGAGGTGACTTGTGTGAGCCACTATATGCTCCGGTACCCAGTATTTGGGGGGAGAACTTCATACCTGCCTCCTCACATCCCGTCTCTCAGTGCCCACATCCCTCATGGTGTGTTCTAACAATTGAGAACAAtgatagaatcaccaaggttggaaaagacctccacgatcatctagtccaaccatccatctaccaccaatacttccccacaaaaccatgtcccttagtacaacatctaaatgtttcttgatcACTTTGAGCTTTGTCTCACAATGGGAAGTAGTGACTTAGCGGGATAGGagaaaggagagcagagagagaaaggaataagTCTTAGAGTCTGAGTTAAAGCCCATACAAGCCACGTTAAGAGCTCCCTTCTACTCCAAGGGAACCTTCAGGCAAGTCCTTAATGCAAGCACAAACTAAAGCTTAGCCCAAAAAGCACATGTCCCTGATAgcatgcacagaaacaaaattaagtaGCTTCccaaaagaaatgtatttttactgGATTCTTCCCCCTCCTTTTGGCTCCACGTTTTTAAAAGTCTTAACTACTGTTTCTTCACACAACAAGGGAAATGATTTGCTACCAAACCCCAACCCTTGCTGGTCTAGCTGTATGcatctcagaaatattttaccGTCTGCAATATAACATGTGAATTCAATTTGTTTTCTGGTAATGtggttgctgttttgttgtttacaAAGCACATAGCTACGTTATATCCTACTTGGGGACACAAGCCCTCATAGCattagaatgaaaatattttcacaataATTTGAGTGCAATACTGTGATGTCTCAGCTACAGCTACATGAATCAGTGACAGGTAAAATACGCAGAGCTGCAATTACATGAAAAAtcaacacctcactgctttGAGGGGCATTCTCATTCAGCATCCGAAGCCATGATAAGTGGCTGCAGCTCAAAGAAACATCAGCTTTGCGAGGTCACTTTGAGCTTGAGGAGCATCTCCAGAACCGCTGACTCCACACAATGTGGACAGTGAGGGTGGAAGCATCCCTGCTGGCCAGGTTGGCTCCACTCTGCactcagaactgagatggagtCCTCGGAGATTTTGTTGGCAGCTCAAACAGAGGTTGCCCCACTGTGTCCAAAAGCCAGATCCCATACTCTGCTAAAAGGGGCAACGCTCTTGATCTGAACCTATGATGGATGCTATGAAGCACCCTACTCTCCCTCTCATCTCCAACCTATAATTTAGGAGTAGTCACAGGGAAGAGGACTTTTTGAAAAGCGTTCCGAGCCTGAATCACAGGAAAATCCAACAGATTTTCAGTGTGTTGAGTTCTGTATTGCCActcagcagctggaaaaaagaaatacacagcaaACCTAGGTGCCTCCTATACCAGCTCTTTGCAAATGCCCTTTAAAGCtcatgctgaaaacaaagctctGACACTTTTTGCTGTAACAATTCATCTAGTGAGTGGGGCATTTCAAGGCACGTACATCTGTTGGAGCACTGGTAGCATAGAAGAGCCATAAAAATGCATCAGGATCGATCTTAGACATCCATTCCTTTCCATTTAGCAAAGAGGCCTCAAACAACTCTTCAATAGCTGAAAAGGTCACTGACTATAACATGCTGGATTGCCCTGGGCTGGGATCGCTGCAACACTTTCTCCtgctggtggcagctctgctttctaAGTGGAATGAATTGAAGATATATGGAAACTTAAGataaataatcataataatacaaaaatgaagTTAAGCATAATCTTCTCCCTGCCCAAACCCTCCCCATTCAAAACTCAGTCACCCATTTTGTCAGAACCCCTTCTTCACCATCATTAAAacttaaaatacttttatttgataagaaaaattatattatagttttcttaataaaaaacaaaatagaacaaaaaaacTTCTCCAGTCAACAGCAAAGCACAAGACAGTAAGGCTCCTCCTCCCACATCACTGCAGGACACAGTATGAGCACATGCACAGATCTATGCTTTACAGTGCCTAGAGGGGGAAAACAGCACTTGACACAGAAGGAATCCTCTGGGCAGCTGAAATGTTGTGATCCCAGCCAGCGCTTATTAGGAGACCACTCTTCCTTGCCtagctccccccccccacatacTTCCTCTTGCcatataaacaaacacagcaagtgTAGCTGCAGGGAGGAACTGTGGTGCTGGGGTACAGAGGAAACATTGACTGTAGCCGCTACTGCAGGTACACTGGAGCTTCAATATCTTAAGAACAACTCACTGACTCGGAATGtcaatatttctgtctttaaaacacAATCAAACCATTCTTTTGTTTCTAACACCAAAAAATTTCCACGTCCTGTCAAAAATAGCTTATGTCATTACGTGTATGTATTTACATCTTAGTTCAGCAAAACACTATTTTGGCAATAGATTTTTTTATAGTAAGAGCTCTAGCAAGTctcccctttccctctcccGTGTGATCGATTTACAGTTGGTATTTTTGCATGTTTGGCTTAAGGTGTTTACAAGCTGTTTGTGCTGTTGAAGCTGAGCTGCAAAGAGTTCAGGGACCGACACTGTTCAAAACAGGATGCCACAGTATTTtatctgctctgctgcaggtggATTTACCTCCCTGAACACAGGGGACggggcttttgttttttaaacaacaaaaatacaaaacactcTCTCCTTTGTTCTGGAGAAAGCCAGAGCTTTAAATGTGCTGTTGCAATCACGCTGTGACTGCATTAGATAGGACAGTCAGCCAACAATGCTTTTACCAGATGATGCGGTCAGACACACCAGGTGAATTTCTCCCACTGCTGGAGTCAATCACATTGCCAATCTCTTCCATAGAGGAGGATTTCTCTTGGATGTCATTTTTATCCAGAGTTTAAGCTGggtttcttttcagtttgcttcATCTGCCAATCTGATTAATGAAACCTGTTCTCCTTTAAACAGATTTGTCTACGCATTTTCAGCATTTAGTGCATGAGGAGGGGCGAGGGGAAGCCAGCGCACAGAAGAATACAGTGCCTAATTGGCATAGtttttagatttttgttttcctaaaaaaaTAGAGATTATATTGCTACAGCTAATGATACGAGTAAGAGAGCAAGAGCtccttggtttgtttgtttttttcctccatttttccCTCTGGTGTGCAAAAGTAAGCTCCCAAACGTCATCTGACCAAAACGAGTGGTATCAAAAATGGAAAAGGTAACTACTACAAATTCAGTAAGGTAGCacagacttttttctttccttcttttcttttgtttttttttttctctctctcttttttttttttttcttttttttctttttttttttttttttaagtgttcgAAGTGCTAGAATTTGCAAGAAAACAGGCACTAATTTCATTGTCATCATCATGATCGGGTAAGAGTTAGTGTCCAAAGGAAGATCAGCCACAAGTAAGGGAGAGGGAAGATAAAGAAGGTACAGCGTGCTCAGGGATCTGTGGCATTGATGATCGTTTTATCTGGAGGTGCCCATCCTCTATACCAGCTGCAGTAACCTTCCACCCTCTGGATGCAGGCATAGTGCTTTGCTTGGTGTCCTGAGTGGCCAAAGTTGGAGAGCATGTCTGTCCAAATGCACTCATTCTTGGAGGTGGCAAAGCAGGGCAAATAGTAGCAGGGCCGAATCTGCAATTGTAAAGAGCAAACCAGTGAGGCGACACAGAACTTCATATAAAATGCCTTTCTACCAGAAGCAAGGGATTAAAAATTCCTCTCCTTAGAACCTCGCTTACTAAATCAAAATTCAGCCTCAGTTTAGTAAGTATGTAAACATGTGCTTAACTTCACACACACAGGTAACTCCAGAGTCAAAGAGGCTTCTTGGGTATAGAAAAGTTGAGCTTTTTAGCTGTTCTTTTGCAGGTCTGGGGCCATGAGCAAAATCTTGGTACCACCACCAAGCTGCCAGGTTTTAACTATTCAACTTGTCTGtacaagataaaaaaaaaaaaagggaaaaaaagctggcCATATCTTGCCAAACATTTGgtaacctgatttcattcatCTGCAAACGATCCTGTGTGGCTTCTAAAAGGCTTCCCTAAGCCCAGTTAACCTCTAATGTGGAGTTACAAAGGTATAGACACAGCACTGTTATGTATCTCTTCTCTAGTCTCAAAACTAAAGCTGAGCTGTTccattttccttgcaaaaaaCGTTGTCCTTTATTTCCTTCGCTGGCTATTCACTATTATTGGTATTACCAGCtagaggaaacaaaactctAGGGTTCTAACATCTTAACACTACCTAAATAGAAACACCACTTACCTTGCATCCACAGCCCAGATGATAACGATGATTCAGTCCTTTACGCTGGGACAGAGTCAGTCGGTCCCATTTCTCATACCAGTTGCACAGGCCAGTGTAAACCTTCCCTTCGTACACACGGCCTTGAAAACAGACACACAGTCACAAGTTAGCACTTCTCAGCTCAAGCACTTTGCTCATTTCCTGAGACCGCTAATGCTCTCAACATGTTTGGCTTCAGTCCCTGCTCaacaactgctttctttttattaactGGCTCGGGAATTTCTGACCAGAAAGTTTACAGCACTTCTGTAAGTTAGGAGTGCTGTGCCAGCTGTAAGCACCAACATACAGGTGAGTAATACTGACTGACAAGTTTGTCTCAACAATAGAGCAAAACTAAGTGAATTGGCACCTTCAAAAGGACATGGCAACTATCATATCCCTTATCTCCTTGCATCTCTTATCTCAGCTGACTGTACTCAGAATAGgatgggttggaaaggacctcttggagatcatgtagtccaacctCTTGCTAAAGCCTGTGGAGAcaccacaacctctctgggcagcctcttccagtgttCCGTTACCCTCAAattaaagaagttttttctcatattcAGATGGAACTTTTCATGTTCCATATTGTGCCCATCAACCCTTGTCTTTTCACTCCAAGACACTGGTGAACACCTTAACATTTGGAAGGCTTTTAACAGAGCTGTGTACACAGCTGCCATGTCTTTAGCAGCCATATGTATAGAATGGAAGATTTTGATTACAAAGTACATTGTCCTTTACCTGTAATCAGATACTGGTACTTGTTGACCTCCAGTTTCACACCACAAAGACTTTCTGAGGCTTCTGTGTAGATGTACTGAACGTGTGGCATTATCTGGAAGCCCCTGTACATctagagaaagaataaaaaggcaTTAAGTCATCCTAAGATAACAGCCTTTCACTCAGATTCTTTACAATCTATGCTTCTGGACTGTGGCAGCAAGCAGTGAATTTTACTGTTTAGGGTGAAGGACTGACAGCACTAGCTGGATTCCAAGGGAAGTCTCCCTAGCAATCTTCTCACAGGACAGAATACTCACCTGTACAACTCTACAGGGGGATCCCTTTCCCTGCTCTCATCAGTTCCAGTGGCACGAAGGGAGTAAAGAAGTATGAACGTTGCAAGCTCTGCCaacatcctcagcaagtttttggttttttttcctttatgtagCTTATAATCAGGGAGAAATTGTTTCAAGTTTggcttctttctccttcatgtGACTTAAACAATTTCTTGTGAACAAggggattattttcttttaaacaatgATCTTGTTTTCCAGTATCAATGCTGTAAGAGCTTCAAGCTTTTGCTGCTTGATCCAAGTCATCAAGCCAGATGCCTACTTCTCAGATGCCTAGCACACACAACTCCTGCTGACCTCAGCAAGGATTTAATGTTTCTCTAactaaatgaaagcagaaatagaattttacttaaaattagCCTGTTACTGATGGCTGCCATGAAAACAATATCATGTATACATAATTTCTCTatgcttcttctcctttttcataaTCGTTAAGTGGAAGCCAAGATGCAGTTCAATTTAATTGAAATACGAACCCACAGACACACTGGCAGTTGGAGTCAATCAGGAATTAGCACGTGTCCTTATCTGACTTGACCTTACCACTGCCATCTAGGGAAACTTATACATACCTGTTTAGTAGTATAAGGAGACTGTGCATGGCAAAGAGGTAACCATTACAAGCATACACTGAACCCAATAAATCATATCCTATTTTTGAAACATTGAGGATAATTTTCCTCCGAATTTCAGCTTTAGAATTTGaatatttcaaattattcaggctctttttcctcccctcccccaagCTGCATGAGTTGCCAACATTAAGAAGTTAAACAACAGAGGGCAGAGAGAATCACAATTTCACAGTCTTTCTTAACCTATCCTTTTCTCTGTTAGCTTTGTTGATAGAGAAGACTTTCATATTCATTTTAACTATTAACATTATAACGAGgcataaggggaaaaaaatcccaaacagcCCCAGAGCTACAGATCCCTGCTGCTGATCCCCATCGAAGTGGTAGAATTCTCCTCCATGCTGTATTCTATTCCTTGCAGTCCCCTATTACCTCAGGGTATGAGTTCACTCCCATTTGCCCATCTATCACTACTcctctttgctttatttaaaaagcaacccttttttcttccacataaTTCAACAGTGCTACTTTTTCTGGTTCTAGGTGCCTGACTCAAACCTCCGTGAAGTCAGTGAATAGCTCCCAGTAGATGCAAGGGATATTATGCTAGATCCAGGTACTGCgtatacaaacaaacaaacaaaaagctacCGTTTTTCCATGTGCATTTTTCCATCTCAAATCACCTCATGGTTATCCAGGGAGTATCCTTACTGACAGTACTCCAATCAGCCTTTTATGCAGTTATCACAGTTCAgtaacagcactgctgtgtacAGTAAAACACATTCCAGAGGGTTTCTATTTTCCAGCCTGCCTTCTACGCCCAATAAATATgcaaggaaagcattttttaaaaattaatcatACCGTAAGAACAGAAGCTCACAGATCATGTTTGGAATAAAGCACTGTATTCTTAGGTCAGCAAAGCCTTACACTGAATA
The sequence above is a segment of the Excalfactoria chinensis isolate bCotChi1 chromosome 1, bCotChi1.hap2, whole genome shotgun sequence genome. Coding sequences within it:
- the TIMP3 gene encoding metalloproteinase inhibitor 3; amino-acid sequence: MTAWLGFLAVFLCSWSLRDLVAEACTCVPIHPQDAFCNSDIVIRAKVVGKKLMKDGPFGTMRYTVKQMKMYRGFQIMPHVQYIYTEASESLCGVKLEVNKYQYLITGRVYEGKVYTGLCNWYEKWDRLTLSQRKGLNHRYHLGCGCKIRPCYYLPCFATSKNECIWTDMLSNFGHSGHQAKHYACIQRVEGYCSWYRGWAPPDKTIINATDP